Within Harpia harpyja isolate bHarHar1 chromosome 4, bHarHar1 primary haplotype, whole genome shotgun sequence, the genomic segment AGAGCCTACAAGCACCTCCATCCCATGGCTAAACCCCATAGCCATGTCCATGGTACTCTAGGGCAGATAGATAGCAGGGTGAGGGCTTCATGGTCAGCGAATGGGCTCAAGCTGTGCACATTACTCTCATTAGCTGCATCTCCCCCTCACAACAAGTGCAGATCAGTTTTCTCTCAACCACATTGATTCCTTGGACACAGGACTTGCAGAAGATGACTCTGTCAAGTCCAACACCTGTGTGGTGGCCCTGGACAGTGTAGGCAGCATCTCTCTGGGTGTGGGTCTTCTCAACTAACTCTAGATGCCTAGAGGTAgagacttgtgtgtgtgtgtgttgtctaAACCAGCTGTCTAGTTTATCTTGAgtgtcaacagaagaaaaattagtgCTTGTAAGGCATGGATTGCCTGATCTGTATGAGAGAGCATCTTTTGAAAGGGCTAAACTGACACTTGAcagtgcctatttctctccactgataaTGAATGGAGCAAAGATGAGAAGCTTACCTGGAGACACCTGCTCTGGAGGCAGGGGAGATCAATTTTCCCCTACTCACCTCTTGACTTTGTGCTTAGATCTTACTTAGATCTTTACTTCAATGAAGACTGAAGACTTAGGCCTTAGCTGCAGTTAGAGGCTCTGAAATGAGGTAGGTGAATCCCTTACCTTACTCCCTCTGTATTCATGCGTCCATAGTTGCCTTTAGTTATGTCCCACCCTGGAGGTTTCAAGACCACATTACTATCCAGCACCAAATACTTGACACTTCCAGTCTCTTGGGCATACCTAGTTCAGACACCTCCTGTGCGTCAGCAAATGGCTACACAAGGGAGCACTGAGTTCCTGACAAGGTTCACATaccacagctgcaggcaggaggcaaACACCCAGCCTGACAGCAACTTTAGAGAATTGCATTGCTGTTCTTTAATTGGCCTGTGTGAAGAGAGAGCATTATCCACCTCTGACAAGCCCATGAGATCCCCCAGAGATCAAACTCCCTGTGGCACATAGAGGGAAAACAGAAACCTGTCTCCTAGGTGTGGCCAGTTTGAGCTTCAGTGTGTTAATGAGGTGGGTGTGGGGATGTTCTTAAGCTAATGATGCTGGTGACTCTCTGATGTATGCTCTCACTATATGGAGCTAAATTGGAGAGACTTTacactgtgtgtgtgcacacaaggCTCCCCTTTGTGGAAGTACAGTGGTGGctgtgagggggaaagaaatttGGGAGCCCAAGCTGTCAATACCTGCTAGGTAAATGGAGAGGAAATAACGTCAGGCAATTGTGTACAGCTTGAAGTGCATTGGCAAGGGGAGAGCTGTTCATCCACACTTCTGACATCGCTGCATCCAGAGCTCCTCCAATAAATCAACCTCTTTCCAATGTTCTCCCTCAGCGAAGGAGACCATGGCTTCATGGCTTCAACTGCAGGATGGTGCATGTAGAGATGTCTTTTGAATCATTTCCATCAGCTGAGCTGGTGAGTGAAGCCTGCCCAAGACCTCTAGCATAAACTTCCAATGCTTTGCATGTTTAAGGAGAGCTGGGTTTAGGGGGTttcctctgcccttcagccacATGAGATTTCTGGTATGTATTgctaaggaggaagaaaggagagaaagggatcCTTCAGGTGGTGGTTCAGCTCCATCTGTCTTAGACATTCACCTGAGAATGAGATCATTTCTGCCCTAGAGAACTGATCAAGAATCCTCCCTTGTCTGCAGGGAGGGCATAGATTATATCCAGCAGTTCAGCTGGTTTCTCAGCAGAACTGCCTTGGTGGGGATTCAACTAAGAGGATTTTGCCTTCAACCACTGAGGCATGGATATGTCTGCCCAAGTTGAGATGTCCAACATTCATCTAAGCTGCTTGCTAGACTCCTGCCTTAGTCCTCAGAGACAACCTGGCACTTCTAAAGGGCTTTTAGCCATGCATATAAGACAAGATGAGCCATGTCTCCCTCGTGCCTTTTCTCTGTCCACGGAGAAAGAAGGGGGTAAGCTGAGGAGGTGAGATAGGAGTATTTCGCTGTAGATCTTTCAGCTTCGTCAGCAGAAGTCCTTCCCCTGACTCTGAGATGGCAAAATTAGAGAGGTGAATCCTACCCCTAGTAGCTATGCTGAGAAGCAGACGTCAGTGGAGGAAATGGAGGTATTTGAAAAGCTTCCTGTGCTGAGacttggaagaaagcaaatatacAAGACCATGAGTCCTTGAGTAATGACTGTCATACTAGCCTGCTGCCCTGTGTCACTGCCATCTCAGTCCAAATTTCTTGTGATAAACTGACCTAGAAGAGGTGAGAAACTCTTCCAGTACCACATTGTCATGACAGTTTTCTCATCCCTCAGTCTCATTGGCTGAAATCACAACTCAGTATTGCCTGCCTTGAAGAGTGCAGGTAATGCTATTCCCTTCCTCTACAACAGCCTTTCACATAGCTGGAGACCCTCAGCCTGCCATCCAGTTTCATAAATGGGATTTTCATCTCAGGGAAGCAATTGCATTCACCATGTTCTAAAGGAGATGCCTGCGCTTGATATGATAAATAATTCTCCATGTTCATTTGATGGTGTAGGCCTGACCTTCAGGGTCAGTTCTAGTTGTTCAAATGTGTTTCTGCAGCAAGGGATTTCCCTGACAATTTTAACTTAGGGTAGATGCCATTTTCCCATGCTCTGCACCAACTACTTTTGCAGGGATGGTGGTTTTGTTTCACTACTAGTGCATCTAGTAGTATCTGAAGTAGCATCTGAAGGACCAGCACAGACATGCAAGCTCACAGAAACATTCCTGTCTTTGCAGATGAACCTCCACACTTGGGAGGACATGGCAAATGGGACAGGTGTGGAAGAATTCATCCTTCTTGGCTTCCCAGGCACGTGGCATTCTCGGGTCTCCCTTGTGGTGGTATTTGCACTGACGTACTCCCTGACAGTAATAGGCAATGCATGCATCATAGCTCTGGTGTGGATGAACAGCAACCTACGGACCCCAATGTACTTCTTCCTCTGTAATCTCTCCTTTCTAGAGATCTGGTACACTACGGGCGTTGTTCCCAAAGCCATAGGAGTCATGCTGGGGACTAGCCAGACCATCTCCTTCAGAGTCTGCATCCTccagttgttttttcttctctccctagGCTCCACTGAATGTTTTCTCCTgtctgtcatggcctatgaccgctacttAGCCATATGCTACCCCTTGAGATACAGCTCCCTCATGAACAGTGTCCTCCCTGCTCGGCTAGCActcagctcctggctgggagGCTTTCTGGCCGTCTCGTTGCTGGCCTTTCTGACATCCAGGCTGACGTTCTGTGGGCCAGATGTCATCAATCATTTCCTCTGCGATATAGATTCCTGCCTTGCCCTCTCCTGCAGTGACACATGGCCCGTGGAGCTGGCAACCTTCCTTGTCTCCATAATTGTTGTGGTGGCCTCCTGTGTGGTCACTCTGGTCTCCTACATATACATCATCTCTTCCATCCTGAGGATCCAGTCAGTCCATGGCCGAAAAAAGGCCTTTTCCACTTGCTCTGCCCATCTCAGTGTTGTCACAATCTGGTATGGCTCTACCATGTTCCTGTATGTCAAACCGTCAGCCCAGAACTCCCTGGATCTGAACAAACTCGTGAATACCTTTAACACTGTTGTAACTCCTTTGTTGAACCCCTTCATTTACACACTCAGGAACAAAGAAGTGAGGCAAGCTCTGGGGTGGGCTTTCCAGAAAAAGTGAAGTGCACCTGGGCATCACAGGTAGTGAGAAGCCAACAATTCCCCAGTGAGCTGATCTCACTCACAGCCATCTTAGGATGGGCTGAGCCTCACTTCTTATGCTCCCACCTCCCTCTGTTCATTCCTGAGTTAATTCAAAATGCCTCTGTACTGTTTTtttctgggatagagttaatttttgtcatagcagctgggatagagctatgtttggatttgtgctgaaaacagtgttgataatacagagatgtttttgttactgctaagcagcgcttacacagtcaaggccttttctgcctctcacagtgccccaccagggagcaggctggacgtgcacaagaagttgggaggggttGTCTCCTTTCCTCCACCACGCACATCCAGCCCTGCCTGTAGCCGTTTATGCTCCTCTCCTGCTGTATCCTGGAGCACAGGAATACACCACCACTTCCCCATGACAGGGCCAGGTGAGTGACAGGGAGTCGGACCAGTGGTCTGCCACCACCAACAGCCACTCAAGTGGGTCCAGCAGCACTTTGGAACCTTTCAGACCTCTCACGAACTATGCAGGGCCTCAGCCAGGGAGCAGACAGTACCAGTGGATGAACTTGTTAAGACTGTATGTTGGGGTGTGAGCAGGTGATGTTGATGCCTGtgccctgggcagcctctgcCAATGGTTCCTTTAGCACCTGGGCTCCACCAGCAACCACTgctgagaaaggagaaggaaaggccCAAAATCACCAGAGATTGCCCAGTTCTTATGGCTCTTTTCCCAGAGAAATGGTCAGGAACAGTGGCAGTGAGACAGAGCTGGACCAGAATGGATGGGGACATGTGCCCATAGAGACAGGGATAGAAAGTGATCCTGGTGTTTGGTTGTAGAGCAAGGTGAAAAGGCTGGGAGGGAATCTGAAATAGGTACATAGAGTTGGCATGAATGTCAGATGCATGGATGCCTGGATGGATGGAGAGAGGAAGAGTAGACGGAAGAGTTGGGAGTATTACAGTGTAGGACAGAGGGCTGAATTAAGAACAAGAATGAATGCTGAATGCAAAGGGGGACTCATGGATGTATGGAATAATGGAAATGtgcaagaaagaaaacttgtgcctgcagatatgaagaaagcagagggaaggatgAGAGAGGGCTCTCAGAGAGTAGGAGTAAGGGTTAGAAATAGTAGATGCATGGAGATATGGGTcaaaggatggatggatggagagagGAAAACTGGCAGGGAGAGTGGGTGTTACAGTGAAGGACAAAGGACTAAATTCAGGGCAATAACTGCTGAGTGCACAAGGGAAATAGCGGGTATATTGAAAGGCAGCTGtatatgcaaaaaaaatcatACTACTAGAGTTGATGGAGACAATGCAAGAATACCGAGCAAGGACTCAGAGTTGGGAAAGAGGGCAGTGAGATGGCAGACAGGCAGGGAGCGGGAGCAATGCCTTGAAGTATgagcacagccctgggcacccacACCTGATGCCTGTCCTGCACACCCAGTAGCACTGCGGCCAGCTCCACCAGCCCTGCACTTCCCACGCTCTGCTGCCCAAAACTCACTGCCCATTGCCAGCCTGGGCTCTCTGCTCCAGCCCCCACATCTCCTCTCTGCTGTTGCCACCCACTGCCACCAGCTCCAGCCTGGGGATGTGCCATGTGCTGGCGCCGCTCTTCTCTGTCTCCTCTGAACAAGGAGTTGTAGAAAGCAAGAAGGTCTCCCCTGAGACATCTCTTCTCCAAGAGGAGGAggcccagttctctcagcctctcattGCATGTCATGTTTGTCAGCCCCCTAATTGACTTGGTGGCCTTTGTTGGGCTCGCTTCAGTATGTCAATATCCTTCTTGGACCAGGGAGCCCCAGcttggatgcagtactccagctgTGGTCTCACAAGGCCCAGAGGGGCAGGGTCACCTTCCTGGACCTGCTAGCAACACTGTGACTAACTTGGCTCAGGGTACAGTTGCCCttctgtcctgttttcagctgggatagagttaattgtcttcctagtagctggtatagtgctatgttttgggttcagtatgagaagaatgttgataacacactgatgttttcagtttttgccacgtaatgtttagtctaaagtcaaggatttttcagcttctcatgcccagtcagtgagaaagctggagtggcacaggaagctgggaggggacacagccaggacaggtgacccaaactggcgaatggggcattccataccatgtgacatcatgcccagtatataaactggggggagtttgcctggggggatcgctgctcgggaactaacccAGTTagttaatttcttcctttctgttctattaaactgttcttatctcaacacacgagttttacctttttccttctgattctttcccccatcccgctgggtggggaggggtgagtgagcagctttgtggtgcttagttgctggctggggttaaaccacaacacagtggGAAAATAGCTGACTGAACCACTGCCAAACCCTTGAGCTCACTAAAGCTGATGGGGCTGGCCAGCGCCTGATCTGTTGCCTTAACTGTAGGGTCTGAAGGACTTGCCTAGAATCATCCCaagaggctgagagctggcatTGGGCATCCTGGTTGTCAGTGCTGTGTGTGCATGTTCATGCTCACATACATgtttgccgcactttctccgctgcgacaatctagggaaaacgacgcattgccagggactcgccctggggagaaaacggaccaacacagatactgtggatcaaacggtttctccgtttattaactgcgcaacactcggttatatatgtttctagtatctactcatgcataagccatttgttgattggttaacatgtgccgttcatgctcttaaacaatagtctaattggataaagtcttctgatcacgcgaatagtttcctccacctgcatgctgtcttgcaccctgtcttcagTCACGTCACCCTCCTGTtgtcagtcacgtacgcccgaccttgttctactttttgtgcttacttcagcaaacttataacaaagaacaacagtggtgtcttgtgctagcaaacagagaataacggttgtgccttacgcagtttcagTGCCTTATGCAGTTTCCTTCGTTCTCCCACACATGTTCCTCTGGCTATACTCATGTGTGCATTCACACGTACATGTGTGCCTGGGGGAATGCATATGCAAGCATGACTGTGTACAAATATTGTGTGTGTTTAGGCATGCCTGTTCATGAGTGTGTATGTGTTTTAGCACATGCACATGCCTTCATGCAGGTGGGTATGGACATGTGTGGCATTGATccgcatatatgtgtgtgtacataggtgtgtgtgtatgtatgcttTTATGTATTATTTGTGTACAGAAGTGTACACATATCTATGCAAATATATGTGTGCAGGAGCATGCATGTGTAAGCATGTGTGTTTGAGTATCTGTGCATACACATTGGTATGATGGGGTAGCTGTGCATGTGTCTGCACATGGACTCCTTTGGGAACGTGTACACACATCTCTATGTGTGCACACATATAAGTTGCTCTTTGGGTGCATGCAAACTCACACGTGTAGTTGGAACCATGTGTTTGGgactgtgtgtgtgcatgcctgtgAGTGTGCACACCTCTGTGTGCACACAggcgtgcatgtgtgtgcaccCATGAGGAGGTTCACGTATGCATCTTTTTGGATGAGCCTATGGGGTTGGGTGTGCAATTCCCTCCACTCACTTTTGATGTCATGAGTGATCTCATGACATCAAGGATCAACCCGGGAATTGTATTGAAACAGTGATCTGTCATAGGCATCCCACCGAGGATGAGATGCGGTGACTGTGCAGGTGGCCCCATGACTGCTGAGCTGTTCCTGCCAGAGGTCGTCTGAGGGATAACAGACTGGAGAAGGGGCCTCCAGcagtcacctagtccaaccctgTGTTCAGAGAGGGTCTCAATAGATCAGGTTATGCAGGGCTGAGTCCAGGCAAGTTCGGAACACTTCCAATGACAGGGATCCCATAACCTCTCTGCGCAAGGTACTCCAGCACTTGACTATCCTCATGGAAACAGTTTTTTTCCCTGGTATCTAATCAGAATTACCCATTATTACACTTGCATCCATTGGCCCTATTCTAATCATAGTTTATCTCCAGAGTCTACCTCAATCTTCTCTGTATCCTCCAGTGAAGTGGTAGTAGGCAGCAAGTGTGTCTTCCCTTagccttctgttctccaagaTGAGCAGGCCCAGCTGTCACATCCACTTCTTGCACATCACGAATATGGCTACCTGACCATCTTTGAGGCCTCCACAGGATTCACATCTGTTGATCAATATCCTTCTGGGACTTGGGATCCCCAAACTGGGTGCACTGCTCCAGGTCCAGGTATGGGGACAGCTTCCCCGTGCAGCCCTATCACCCTTCAGCACAGCATCTGGCATGGCCCACCTCTTGCCTACCTGTGTAGGGCTGAGGTGTTCACAAGTTAGTATTGGTATCAGCTACAGCAGGTCACACACTGGAGTCCCCTGTCCCTGTGACCCAACCACCCCCTTGGGTGAAGGCAGGCCCAAGACAGTGAATGGTGCCTTGTCTTCCCCAAGTCAGAGCAGCTTTCTTCAGGCCCAGGAACTCTACAGCTCCACAAGTGCCACAACCCAACTCTGCTCCGGAAAGGCGCTGTGTGAGAGCAGATAAGCCCAGCTCTGCTGAGATATGGCAGTGACAGTGGGACCTGATTTTGTGCTCAGCAGCATCTGTGAGCTGCCCCTGAATGGCACAGGGCACAGGTTGCGGTGTCTTCCCCCAGGCACCGAGCTCCTTCAGCATCCCAGGGCCCTGAGGCTGAAGTCGCCCTTGTGCTCTGTGCAGCACCGCTACTCCCCACACAGGCCAGGGTATTCCTACATCTGCAGACCCTGGAACCCTGTGGTGTGGGGGCTTTTCCCCCACACAGACTGCACACACTGCCAGAACCACAGCACCAGGACAGAGGACGGGGTCATGCCTCTTTGCTGGGGGCTgctcatctggaaagcagctttgcagaaaatgacctgggtcttcctggtggacaccaagttgatcACGAGGCAGAAATGTGCCCTGTCCTCTAAGGTGGCTAACGGTGACCAGGGCTACATTAAAAGGAGTGTTACCAACAGGtagagggaggtgatcctttcactctgttcagcactggtgaggcaaCACCTGGAATATTGGTTCAAGTTCTGGGCTCCttagtacaagagagatatggacgTAGTGGAAAGCATCTCATGAAGGGTCGCAAAGataattaagggactggagcatctctcctctgAGGTAAGACTGAGACAACTGCAACTAGTTACCCTACAGAAGTGAAGattcaggggggatcttatcaatgcaTGGTggcttgaccttggctggctgccaggtgcccaccaagatgctctatcacttcccctcctcaattggacagggggagaaaatatgatgaaagcttcatgggtcgagataaggacagggaaatcACTCAGCATGtctcatgggagacagtccttcacaaaattctccaac encodes:
- the LOC128140715 gene encoding LOW QUALITY PROTEIN: olfactory receptor 6F1-like (The sequence of the model RefSeq protein was modified relative to this genomic sequence to represent the inferred CDS: deleted 2 bases in 1 codon); the protein is MFSLSEGDHGFMANCRMVHVEMSFESFPSAELMNLHTWEDMANGTGVEEFILLGFPGTWHSRVSLVVVFALTYSLTVIGNACIIALVWMNSNLRTPMYFFLCNLSFLEIWYTTGVVPKAIGVMLGTSQTISFRVCILQLFFLLSLGSTECFLLSVMAYDRYLAICYPLRYSSLMNSVLPARLALSSWLGGFLAVSLLAFLTSRLTFCGPDVINHFLCDIDSCLALSCSDTWPVELATFLVSIIVVVASCVVTLVSYIYIISSILRIQSVHGRKKAFSTCSAHLSVVTIWYGSTMFLYVKPSAQNSLDLNKLVNTFNTVVTPLLNPFIYTLRNKEVRQALGWAFQKK